In one window of Juglans regia cultivar Chandler chromosome 3, Walnut 2.0, whole genome shotgun sequence DNA:
- the LOC108985598 gene encoding pathogenesis-related protein 1C-like, protein MPQAPLILCSIVFSTYLLLLAAVSAQPNTHQFNLGHRPALHRRLGSGFDDASINATENQLFYAHKATRKNGHPGQRKEQHHHSISQEFLFAHNKVRQHFNEPLLEWDKKLARYARRWATKRSNDCKMIHSYGPYGENLFWGKRDHWTPTEAVQSWVREHKFYNSENNECVPGQMCGHYTQVVWRDTARLGCTRQKCQNGGLFVICVYDPPGNYVNESPFGTINPLPLTP, encoded by the coding sequence ATGCCGCAAGCTCCATTAATCCTCTGCTCCATAGTTTTCTCCACCTATCTTCTCCTCCTAGCTGCCGTCTCGGCGCAACCCAACACCCATCAGTTTAACCTTGGCCATCGCCCGGCATTACATAGGAGACTTGGAAGTGGTTTTGATGATGCCTCAATTAACGCGACGGAAAACCAACTTTTCTATGCACATAAAGCAACAAGAAAGAATGGCCACCCAGGGCAAAGGAAGGAGCAGCACCACCATTCGATTTCGCAGGAGTTCCTCTTTGCCCACAATAAAGTCAGGCAGCATTTTAATGAGCCGCTGCTAGAATGGGACAAGAAACTTGCTCGCTATGCCCGCCGATGGGCCACAAAGCGCTCAAATGACTGTAAGATGATCCACTCATACGGTCCGTACGGTGAGAACTTGTTTTGGGGCAAGCGAGACCACTGGACACCGACGGAGGCGGTGCAATCGTGGGTTAGGGAGCACAAGTTTTATAATTCAGAGAACAACGAATGCGTTCCTGGTCAAATGTGCGGGCACTACACACAGGTTGTGTGGAGGGACACAGCAAGGCTAGGATGCACGCGCCAGAAGTGCCAAAATGGAGGTTTGTTTGTTATTTGTGTATATGATCCGCCTGGAAATTACGTTAACGAGAGCCCCTTTGGAACGATTAACCCACTGCCATTAACACCATAA